A genomic window from Lotus japonicus ecotype B-129 chromosome 1, LjGifu_v1.2 includes:
- the LOC130729887 gene encoding ethylene-responsive transcription factor ERN1 — translation MEIQFQQPNLQQHQKAGTKGGKFKGRNRNSNTNKFVGVRQRPSGRWVAEIKDTTQKIRMWLGTFETAEEAARAYDEAACLLRGSNTRTNFITHVSLDSPLASRIRNLLNNKKGNKKQEGVVDVGVDVDVPAPSASTTSTSSNTSNSDKNDHNSLSSGKVQNTMLFDDAYKPDLSNCKEDFQSCPPQSNFSWGFGPVFDRFPIAQILDMPKTDGMIDAASLELSEFERMKVERQISASLYAINGVHEYMETVQDSNETLWDLPPLCSLFC, via the coding sequence ATGGAGATTCAATTCCAGCAACCAAATTTGCAGCAACATCAGAAAGCAGGAACCAAAGGAGGAAAATTCAAAGGGAGAAACAGAAACAGCAACACAAACAAATTTGTTGGAGTGAGACAAAGGCCATCAGGGAGATGGGTAGCTGAGATCAAAGACACAACTCAGAAGATAAGAATGTGGCTTGGCACATTTGAGACAGCAGAAGAAGCAGCAAGAGCCTATGATGAAGCTGCATGCCTCCTTCGCGGATCGAACACGCGAACCAACTTCATCACTCATGTCTCCTTGGATTCCCCTCTCGCTTCGCGGATTCGAAACCTTCTTAACAACAAAAAAGGTAACAAAAAACAGGAAGGTGTTGTTGATGTTGGTGTTGATGTTGATGTTCCTGCCCCAAGTGCTAGCACAACTAGCACTAGTAGTAACACAAGCAATAGTGACAAAAATGATCATAACTCTCTTTCTAGTGGGAAAGTTCAAAACACAATGCTGTTTGATGATGCTTATAAACCAGATTTGAGCAATTGCAAGGAGGATTTTCAATCTTGTCCACCTCAATCCAACTTTTCTTGGGGTTTTGGACCGGTTTTTGATCGTTTTCCCATTGCTCAAATTTTGGACATGCCTAAGACTGATGGCATGATTGATGCAGCTAGCTTGGAGCTTTCAGAATTTGAGAGAATGAAAGTTGAGAGACAGATATCAGCTTCACTCTATGCAATTAATGGGGTCCATGAGTACATGGAAACTGTTCAGGATTCCAATGAAACTCTGTGGGATCTTCCACCCTTGTGCTCATTGTTCTGTTAA